The DNA segment ACAGAGACAATACCAAATGTCCACCAAACGCTAAGTTAAATATCAATCAACACACAAGGATGAGTTCAGGCTTGCACAAAAGAAACTATGACCAAATATTTctggcaacaaaacaaaacacacaatcAAAAGCAAGAAGAGCAAGCAAAGTCACAAAGTCTACCTCTATGGGCATCGCTAGACCCCCACAGGGAAAAAGTGGGATCAGCGCATCTAAAGGCAGAAGATCCTTTAACTAAAGATGGGTGGTtggcagaggtgggggaagaCAGAAGCCCCAAAGGCAGGGATTAGCAGTGCCTGTGACTGGGACCTGTTCAGGGtcagtgaggttttttttcccaaaggccAAAATGAACTCACTGGAATCTGAGACAATGCTCCCCGACAGCtcaggtgtcacctcctccaggaagccttccctcactCACATACACATTCATAAGTCAGTAGACTTACCTATTTCCCATCAGCCTAATGGTCCCTGAGAGCAAGGACCATGTCTCATTCTTATATTCCCCGTTCCTGTTCTGAGCACACATCCCAGTAAGCACACAGGCAATGCTGACTGGAGACACAGGAAGCTGAAACTCCCTCCCTCCAGAGGAGAAGGACTGGGAGGGAGGAAATCAAGCCTGGTGGGTCCCTGGGTGCTTCAGTAGCCTTCCAAAAAGCCATGAAGAACTGCTGCTGAAGATAAAACAAATCCgaggagatggaggaagaggtcACAGGGTAGGAcaagaaatttgaaataattaaatgacAAAACTCTGGTCCCACCCAAATGAGCCCAGCTGCCTGGGACTGGTCACTCAGAAACGGGCAGCGCCACTTGGGTCAGGTTGCCTGGCTTGCGTCTCTCCCTTGGTGCTCACGCCACTGCCAGCATCCCTGAGCAGCAGGCGTTCAGCACTGACTCAGCTCTTCCTGCGAGAAGGACCTCACTGTCTCAACACATGGGAGTGAATGACAAGTGACCTGCGTGCATCGCGGGAAAGCCGAGAGAGGCAGAAACACAAGAAGGCATTGCAGCTCTTTGTCACTAGAGGCTCAATGATGCAGCATGAATTCCAACTAAAAAGTATGGCAGAGACTGAGCCGAGGTTTGAGGGAGAGATTTCCAGCTGGCCAAGCCCAGAGGGAAGGCACCCCCACCACTGGCAAGCTACCTCCAGGAATTAACACGTGATATACAATTCCTTTAGGGCTCCaaccagaagagaaaaaggaTCCTAAAAGAAGGATCTTCTTGAGTACCCGCCAGTGAAGAGACATCCCTGGATTCTTGTAGAAACCCAGGTTTCCCACTGCGTCCATCACTCAGGGTCAGGGGAAGACCCTTGGAGCCTGCTCCAGCTTCAGGGCACTCTAGAAAACTCTGCTCTGTCAACAAATGCGTCTGCTTTCTGAGTCGGGAGAGGAAAGGTACGTAAGCCAGCGTTTCCCCTTTCGTCTCAAGTACTGGAAAAATCAACATCTGACAGAGTTTGTTGCTCCTCAGATGAGCACTGTCCTCACGTATCCTTAAATCCACTGCTGAGCCCAGCAGAGCAGGGGGCAGTGGGAGGCAATGTTCCAGACACTGGCTCTGAATCTGGCTCTCCAGATTCTAAGCCCAACTCTTGTTACTCACTGTGTGAACTGAAGCCACTTTTCCTGTGaacttcagtgtcctcatcttaAAATGGACACAGTCATAAAGCCTTGCTGCTAGGGATGAGgtaaggaataaatgagatgGTATAGATGACGTCCTTACACAGTAGCTTATTATTATTGATACATCGTTATTATTACAATCACTATTACTGTTACTGTTACTATTACTACATCAGCAGTCTTCAGTGACTTTATTACCAATCGGGAAATCTTCAATAAAACTGGATTCCAAATTCTATTGCTGTGCTTCGAAATTATGCTCATGCCAACATCAAAGGCATTTGAggggaaagaaatatttttttaaagggcaggGGATGCTCCCAGATTGAAACGTGACTATAAACCCTGTTCAGTTATATCCATCTCAGGAATTAGAGAACAATTAAAAAGAGTGATGAGTCAAAAAGTTACCTTCATCAGCCAACCCACAGAGAACGTCCTTCTTTCAACAAAATGCATCTACAAACATAAAAAAATCGGATAATAAATCCTTGTGACTCTTCCATTCAGAAGATCTCccagaaagaagccagtctgacaGCACAAGTTAAGAGTCGCTGTGtatctccaaaattcagatttttagcTAAATTCTCTCTGCATGGGGTAGAATTGCTGTTTTACTGCCCTGGAATGAGTATGTACGCCTCTTCTTTCTTTATGAGGGTTTTCTACGGAAGAGGAGGACATGACTGCCTCTaaggctatttttaaatgttggctcatttCATAGCTGCTGGCGTGGCTTTGCTCAGTGATTCAAGTTTCACTCCTGTGGCCATAATGAGTCACATCTGTGTGTTTGTACAACATTTCTCCTTCTTCCATTCACTGAAAGTACCTCTGCCTGTGAGCCTGTAGGTTTACCCTGCTCTGCGTAATTTTCAGGTGATGGGATTTTATCTCAGCAGCAGAAATTATAAAACACAAGATATACACTGGAAACCTATCTGTAAAGGCACATGTTTCATGCACACATGCTGATATGAGTATGTCCTAAACATGTGGGTGCATAATCGGTTTACACTGGACAGTGTGGTTTAATCATGAACGTGATCTTCCTCCCTGCCAACCACCACCGAGTGTCCTGAGCAAAAGAACCAGCCCCTTGTGGATGTATATCCAAAATTCAGTAACATCCAGAAAGGACTCTTGATGCTCCGAAAAGAGCACCTCCCTCCCAAGCCAATCGTGAACATACCAAAATGTTCTTCCTTGACATAAAAACATACAACCAAGACATTCTCTGTACTGAATTAGGCAGTTTATTAGGCTCCTAAATTCCATGTCTAGAGCATGAACATGGATTTACATGCATTGTCTCACTTGTGGATCTTACATGCATGTAGTCTTCAGTCAGCTGGGCCTTTGATTCTACTTGTCAGTAATTTACAATTAGCTCAATGTGAGTAAATGATAAACACAGAATGATACAGAAGCCACAGCAAGTCCCATCCAATaccatttacctttttttttttttccaaaatcgTATTACAACTCTCtcttgtaaaaaataaatttcagaacaaGGCATTTAATTCGCctcactgagaaaaataaagacatttctatCATTTCAGAGCAATGAAATGTCCGACTATGGCTGAAAAGTACACcctgagaattaaatgattttAACGAACCCATTGAGGTTTATAAAGCTGTGTTAACCTAACATCGGGAAGGGGCACAAGATACAGGCACAAACGTCCCTGCTCATTTTGCTGTGCAGTTCTCCAAGGATGCCGTGTTACAAACATCCTCGTTGTCTTCAATGCTTGAAGCATCCGTGGAATCGGGATCGCTCACCACGATTCCCACAGAAGAGAGACTGGTGATGAAGGCGTGCATCCGCTGGGCATAGATGTCCCTAATGTTAAAGTAAGGGAGTTCATGACACTTCTCTGGTGGGTCCTCACTACACTGGTCCACATCAATGTCCTTTTGCTTCTGGTAGTACTTGGAAAACTTGTTGAAGATAATGGTGATCGGAAGGGCCACCACCAAGATGCCACAGATGATGCACGAGCTGGCAATAAGCTTCCCGGCCAAGGTGACAGGGTGGGTGTCTCCATAGCCAACGGTCGTCATGCTGATGGTGGCCCACCACCAGCAGACGGGGATGCTGGTGAGGCTGGACGAGTGGTCGTCTTTCTCTACGGAGTAGATAAGCACAGAAAAGATGGAGATGCCCACCGACAGGAAGAGGAGCAGCAGCCCAACTTCGTGGTAGCTGTGCCTCAGTGTGGCCCCGAGGGACCGAAGTCCCACCGAGTGCCGGGCAAGCTTGAGAATTCGGAAAATTCTCATAAGCCTGAGGATCTGGACCACCTTGCCCATGTTCTCAATGTCCTCGCTCTCTTCCTCCTTGGTGTCCACCGCCAGGGTGGCATAAAAGGGGATAATGGAGACGAAGTCGATGATGTTCAGAGGATTTTTCCAGAACTTCTTTTGACAGGGAGCAGCAACCAGCCGGACGGCAAGCTCTCCGGTGAACCAGGCGATGCACGCGATCTCCACGCCTTCCAGCACGGGGTCGTCCACCTCCCCGTCCTCGTTCTGGAACTCCGACATGCTGTGGACACACATGGCCACGATGGAGGCCAGCACCACGCTCAAGGAGGAGATGGCGATGAGCTTGGCTGACAGGCAGTAGGCCGGGTTTTCCATTCGAATCCAGATCTTCTTCCGGAGCTGACCGAATCGCAGCTTGTCAAACTTCTCCAGCTCCTTCTCGAACAGGGTCGACTCTTCAAAGGAGGAGTCGGTGCTCGCATCGTTGCTCTTCTGGTCCCAGTCCTTCTCGTGGCTTTCCTCCTTGCGCTCCTGGTAGCGACTGCTGCAGCAGGAGTCAAGGAAGAGCTCGTTGAGGCCCCAGTACTCGATCTCCTGGCAGAAGGAGAACACGCACAGCTCCTCCATGACGTGCAGCTTCCCCGTGTAATAAAAGTTCAGCACGTATCTGAACAGGGACGGGTTCCGGTCAAAATAGTACTCTTTGTCCGCCACACTGTAGTCATCACACAGCTCCAGGATAGCCTCCTCCGAGTGGCAGGTGAGCAGCTTCCCGAGCCTGGTGTGAGGGAAACGCAGGAGGGTGCTCTGGTCGACGGACTGCTTAAAGCCCCCCACGTTCAGGTTGACAAGTTCCTCGTCTTGTCCGTGGCGATGGAAAAACTCACCAAACACCATGGTGGATACAGGAGGCCGAGAGCTGGCTGGGAAGGGAGACGAGGAAGTTCACGCTGCGCCTGGAAGGAACACAAGACGGCATTAGcgctgtcccctctgccctgccaAGCTTATTTTTAATCTGCCCTTTCCAGGAGGATGAATTACAttaaaagcaaaatgggaaatggaATAACAAAAAGAGGACATGATCACGTTTGGACTAGAAGAAAATCAACACAAataggttttggggttttgttttttgtgttttccttattctaaaaaaaatttgggtttatatatccttttttaaaaaagatactgtCATAATTTTTATGAACCCCA comes from the Camelus dromedarius isolate mCamDro1 chromosome 15, mCamDro1.pat, whole genome shotgun sequence genome and includes:
- the KCNS3 gene encoding potassium voltage-gated channel subfamily S member 3, with amino-acid sequence MVFGEFFHRHGQDEELVNLNVGGFKQSVDQSTLLRFPHTRLGKLLTCHSEEAILELCDDYSVADKEYYFDRNPSLFRYVLNFYYTGKLHVMEELCVFSFCQEIEYWGLNELFLDSCCSSRYQERKEESHEKDWDQKSNDASTDSSFEESTLFEKELEKFDKLRFGQLRKKIWIRMENPAYCLSAKLIAISSLSVVLASIVAMCVHSMSEFQNEDGEVDDPVLEGVEIACIAWFTGELAVRLVAAPCQKKFWKNPLNIIDFVSIIPFYATLAVDTKEEESEDIENMGKVVQILRLMRIFRILKLARHSVGLRSLGATLRHSYHEVGLLLLFLSVGISIFSVLIYSVEKDDHSSSLTSIPVCWWWATISMTTVGYGDTHPVTLAGKLIASSCIICGILVVALPITIIFNKFSKYYQKQKDIDVDQCSEDPPEKCHELPYFNIRDIYAQRMHAFITSLSSVGIVVSDPDSTDASSIEDNEDVCNTASLENCTAK